The following are encoded together in the Flavobacterium sp. TR2 genome:
- a CDS encoding BamA/TamA family outer membrane protein — MKNKKTTHKKILFLLWIILSFNVLSAQKHHTVLKDSLDGAFDLSDFLIYANGFIVVPTIITEPAVGGFGGAVAPIFLKKRPPVIDENGKKRFINPDITGGIGMYTANKSWLAGAFRSATLVKPKILYRGFAAYGDMNLSFYANNLPNRKDEEFKLNFKSTIFYTQWLKQFNNAKWSAGPQYLFLNSKINLPDFNLPPPFVDPKDIKSTISQLGAALQFDGRDNIFTPDKGVRLQTDFFWSDKALGSDYQAWRINLSAIGYYPLAKTLIGGLRIEGEQALGSPPFYLQPGINMRGIPAARYMGNTSIVSELEFRWDLYRRWSLMGFGGLASAFNDWDQAFAKPVVYSYGTGFRYLIARKFKLRMGVDVAKGPEEWAYYIVFGSNWMR, encoded by the coding sequence ATGAAAAACAAAAAAACGACACATAAGAAGATTCTGTTTTTACTTTGGATTATCTTATCGTTTAATGTGTTAAGCGCACAAAAACACCATACGGTTTTAAAAGATTCTTTGGACGGAGCTTTCGATTTAAGTGATTTCCTAATCTATGCCAACGGATTCATCGTAGTGCCAACCATTATTACAGAACCGGCCGTTGGAGGATTTGGAGGTGCTGTTGCTCCAATTTTTCTGAAAAAGCGCCCTCCGGTAATTGATGAAAATGGTAAAAAGCGATTTATAAATCCAGATATTACGGGAGGAATCGGAATGTATACCGCAAACAAAAGCTGGCTGGCAGGAGCTTTTCGTTCTGCAACACTTGTAAAACCGAAAATACTGTACCGTGGTTTTGCGGCTTATGGCGACATGAATTTATCATTTTATGCCAATAATCTGCCCAACCGTAAAGACGAGGAATTTAAACTTAACTTTAAATCTACTATTTTTTACACGCAATGGCTCAAACAGTTTAATAATGCCAAATGGAGTGCAGGGCCTCAATATTTATTTTTAAATTCTAAAATAAACCTGCCCGATTTTAATCTCCCTCCGCCATTTGTAGATCCGAAAGATATTAAAAGCACCATAAGCCAGCTTGGAGCAGCACTTCAATTTGACGGACGTGACAATATATTTACGCCAGATAAAGGAGTAAGGCTTCAGACCGATTTTTTCTGGTCAGATAAAGCATTAGGAAGTGATTATCAGGCATGGCGTATTAACTTATCGGCAATAGGATATTATCCGTTGGCGAAAACACTAATTGGCGGACTTAGGATTGAAGGGGAGCAGGCGTTGGGTAGTCCGCCTTTTTATTTACAGCCAGGAATTAATATGAGAGGAATTCCCGCCGCCCGATATATGGGAAACACGAGCATTGTCTCAGAACTCGAATTTAGATGGGATTTGTACCGAAGATGGAGTCTCATGGGTTTTGGTGGTCTGGCCAGTGCCTTTAACGATTGGGATCAGGCATTTGCCAAACCCGTTGTGTACAGCTACGGAACTGGTTTTAGATATCTTATTGCCCGAAAATTTAAACTTCGTATGGGTGTAGACGTTGCCAAAGGACCAGAAGAGTGGGCCTACTACATCGTTTTTGGAAGCAATTGGATGCGATAA
- a CDS encoding MFS transporter, with product MLININPLSLFQTKAKIKKVFREAKASYLNRIRFAVGMFYFGMGLSFATWASRIPDIKTALHLTEGDLGSILFALPVGQLVIMPFSGKMVTKFGSHRILIFSLIMYVLCLINLGLATTALQLSLGLFLFGLFGNLANIAVNTQGVYTEVLFKKTIMSSFHGMWSFAGFTGALVGLGMLALKLSPLHHFIIVAGIVLLMVAFNFKFLVRAKEKKKPKEEGKKLFVKPDTALLWLGVIGFCSMASEGVMFDWSGVYFKDIVKAPGPLVVLGYTSFMIMMASGRFLGDGLINKFGRERVMQISGVMISAGLFTAVFLPYIIPCTIAFMFVGLGVATIVPTVYSIAGKNPTVPAGEALTIVSSVSFLGFLMGPPVIGHIAQSFGLQFSFAFIGIFGVLIAFMVSKIRTEA from the coding sequence ATGCTGATAAACATTAATCCATTATCGCTTTTTCAGACCAAAGCAAAAATCAAGAAAGTATTTAGAGAAGCCAAAGCTTCATATTTAAATCGCATTCGTTTTGCTGTTGGAATGTTTTATTTCGGAATGGGTTTGAGTTTTGCCACATGGGCCAGTAGAATTCCAGATATCAAGACTGCTCTGCATTTGACAGAAGGAGATCTAGGGTCTATACTTTTTGCGCTTCCAGTTGGACAATTGGTGATTATGCCTTTTTCGGGCAAAATGGTAACCAAATTTGGAAGCCACCGTATTCTAATTTTTTCTTTAATAATGTACGTCTTGTGTCTTATTAATTTAGGATTGGCAACAACAGCATTGCAATTATCCCTCGGATTATTTTTGTTTGGATTGTTTGGGAATTTAGCCAATATTGCGGTAAACACACAAGGCGTTTATACCGAAGTTTTGTTCAAAAAAACAATTATGTCATCGTTTCACGGTATGTGGAGTTTTGCCGGATTTACAGGTGCGCTGGTAGGTTTAGGAATGCTGGCTTTAAAATTAAGTCCGCTGCATCATTTTATAATAGTAGCCGGAATCGTTTTATTGATGGTGGCATTTAATTTTAAATTTCTGGTTAGAGCCAAAGAAAAAAAGAAACCAAAAGAAGAAGGCAAAAAGCTATTTGTAAAACCAGATACAGCTTTACTTTGGTTAGGCGTTATCGGATTTTGCAGTATGGCCAGCGAAGGTGTTATGTTTGACTGGAGCGGTGTTTATTTTAAAGATATTGTAAAGGCGCCTGGTCCATTGGTTGTTTTAGGCTATACCTCTTTTATGATAATGATGGCTAGCGGAAGATTTCTGGGTGATGGATTAATCAATAAATTTGGACGTGAACGCGTCATGCAGATTAGCGGCGTTATGATTTCGGCTGGACTTTTTACCGCTGTTTTTCTTCCGTATATAATTCCGTGCACTATCGCCTTTATGTTTGTAGGTTTGGGCGTTGCAACAATTGTTCCTACTGTTTATAGTATTGCGGGAAAGAACCCGACCGTTCCTGCTGGCGAAGCTTTAACTATTGTTTCGAGCGTAAGTTTTCTTGGATTTTTAATGGGACCTCCTGTAATTGGGCATATTGCGCAAAGTTTCGGACTTCAGTTTTCTTTTGCTTTTATCGGAATTTTCGGTGTTCTGATTGCTTTTATGGTTTCTAAAATTAGAACAGAAGCATAA
- a CDS encoding aminopeptidase C has translation MNTFSFKSVFAASVFLAGTAGCFAQDILVNSLKLNASDKSKENFKFTEVINLGTTSVKSQGSSGTCWSYSTNSFLESEMIRLGKQPVELSQIYSARNVYVEKGINYVRMHGAITLGDGGALHDVINMYKKYGTVPREVYTGLNYGTDKNKFAEMGALIEGVLAAVVKNPNGELTPNWQKAYAAVIDSYLGKVPDNFTYKGKNYTPQTFAKEVVGINPDEYVEMSSFTNAPYYQKTTMMVPDNWSLDQVYNVKLNDMTDVIDNALKKGYTVAWATDVSEKSFSWKNGVAYVSTKKFDDMTAEEKADMFNGPKAEPEITPEMRQAAFDNYTTTDDHGMHIIGLAKDQTGKEYYIVKNSWGETNDYKGFLFVTKNFVKYKTTALLVNKGGIPAEIAKKLGV, from the coding sequence ATGAATACATTTTCATTCAAATCAGTGTTTGCTGCTTCAGTATTTTTGGCTGGAACTGCAGGCTGTTTTGCGCAAGACATCTTAGTAAATTCCCTTAAACTAAATGCTAGCGACAAAAGTAAAGAGAACTTCAAATTTACAGAAGTAATTAATCTAGGCACAACATCGGTAAAATCTCAAGGATCATCTGGAACTTGCTGGAGCTACTCAACAAACTCATTCTTAGAGTCAGAAATGATTCGTTTAGGAAAACAGCCTGTTGAATTGTCTCAGATTTATTCTGCAAGAAACGTGTATGTAGAAAAAGGAATTAACTATGTTCGTATGCACGGAGCAATTACACTTGGTGATGGAGGAGCTCTTCACGATGTAATTAATATGTACAAAAAATACGGAACTGTGCCAAGAGAAGTTTACACTGGATTAAACTACGGAACAGACAAAAATAAATTTGCTGAAATGGGTGCTCTTATCGAAGGAGTTCTTGCAGCAGTGGTTAAAAACCCAAACGGAGAATTGACTCCAAACTGGCAAAAAGCTTACGCAGCAGTTATTGATTCTTACTTAGGAAAAGTGCCAGATAACTTTACATACAAAGGAAAAAACTATACACCACAAACTTTTGCTAAAGAAGTAGTAGGAATTAACCCAGACGAGTATGTAGAAATGTCATCTTTTACAAATGCGCCATACTATCAAAAAACAACTATGATGGTGCCAGACAACTGGTCATTGGATCAAGTTTACAACGTAAAATTGAACGATATGACAGATGTTATCGACAATGCGCTTAAAAAAGGATATACTGTTGCTTGGGCAACAGATGTTAGCGAGAAAAGCTTTAGCTGGAAAAACGGTGTAGCTTACGTGTCTACTAAAAAATTCGACGATATGACTGCTGAAGAAAAAGCAGATATGTTTAACGGACCAAAAGCAGAACCAGAAATTACTCCAGAAATGCGTCAGGCAGCGTTTGACAACTACACAACAACAGACGACCACGGAATGCACATTATTGGTCTTGCAAAAGATCAAACTGGAAAAGAATACTATATCGTAAAAAATTCTTGGGGAGAAACAAACGACTACAAAGGTTTCTTGTTTGTAACTAAGAACTTCGTAAAATATAAAACTACTGCACTTCTAGTAAACAAAGGAGGAATTCCTGCTGAAATCGCTAAGAAATTAGGGGTTTAA
- a CDS encoding Gfo/Idh/MocA family oxidoreductase, with amino-acid sequence MQKIKTALLSYGMSGKVFHAPFLDIHEGFELLGSWERSKKLIQEDYPYVKSYASLDELLSDDVDLVIVNTPVGTHYEYAKKVLLAGKHAVVEKAFTTTAAEAKELAKIAKDKGLKLAVFQNRRWDSDFKTVKKVIDDGVLGDLVEAEFHFDRYNPLLSPKAHKETANDGAGVLKDLGPHIIDQAVSLFGCPKAVFGDIRVTRENSVVDDWIDLTLFYSNFRVRLKAGFFVREANPAYTLHGKKGSFLKPRGDVQEDELKIGKKPNLDSWGTEDVSLQGLLHTEIDGKIVREKIPTLQGNYFSFFDGVYDSIANNKAEPVTADEGVKVMQVIEAAIASNAQQKVIGIS; translated from the coding sequence ATGCAAAAGATAAAAACAGCATTATTATCATACGGAATGTCGGGGAAAGTTTTTCACGCTCCGTTTTTAGATATTCACGAAGGATTTGAATTATTAGGTTCTTGGGAAAGAAGCAAAAAATTAATTCAAGAAGATTATCCATACGTAAAAAGCTACGCATCATTAGACGAATTGTTAAGCGATGATGTCGATTTAGTAATTGTAAATACGCCGGTTGGAACGCATTATGAATATGCTAAAAAAGTGCTTTTGGCAGGAAAGCACGCCGTTGTAGAAAAAGCATTTACAACCACTGCAGCAGAAGCAAAAGAATTGGCAAAAATTGCAAAAGATAAAGGTTTAAAATTGGCCGTTTTTCAAAATAGGAGATGGGACAGCGATTTTAAAACCGTAAAAAAAGTAATCGACGACGGCGTTTTAGGAGATTTAGTCGAAGCCGAATTTCATTTTGACAGATACAACCCGCTGTTGAGCCCTAAGGCGCATAAAGAAACCGCAAATGATGGAGCAGGAGTTCTGAAAGATTTAGGTCCGCATATTATCGATCAGGCGGTTAGTTTATTTGGCTGTCCAAAAGCTGTTTTTGGAGACATTCGTGTAACCAGAGAAAATTCAGTTGTAGACGACTGGATCGATCTGACTTTGTTTTATTCTAATTTCAGAGTCCGTTTAAAAGCAGGTTTCTTTGTAAGAGAAGCCAATCCCGCCTATACGCTTCACGGAAAAAAAGGCTCATTTTTAAAACCTCGCGGAGATGTTCAGGAAGATGAATTGAAAATAGGCAAAAAACCAAACCTAGATTCTTGGGGAACAGAAGATGTAAGTTTACAAGGGCTTTTGCACACCGAAATTGACGGTAAAATTGTGAGAGAAAAAATCCCAACGCTTCAGGGAAATTATTTCAGTTTCTTCGATGGAGTTTATGATTCGATTGCAAACAATAAAGCGGAGCCTGTTACCGCAGATGAAGGCGTAAAAGTAATGCAAGTTATAGAAGCCGCAATTGCAAGTAATGCCCAGCAAAAAGTAATAGGCATATCATAA
- a CDS encoding NADH:flavin oxidoreductase/NADH oxidase, whose protein sequence is MATKLFSPLTIKNITLKNRIAISPMCQYSAVDGFANDWHLVHLGSRASGGAGLIIQEATAVSPEARISPSDLGIWKDEHIEKLKQINAFIVSQNSIPGIQLAHAGRKASVSAPWLGNKKLDFAQGGWQTVAPSAIPYHEGEPFLPEALDKNGIQKVVSDFKTATKRVVEAGYKVVEIHAAHGYLLHQFLSPLTNVRTDEYGGSFENRIRFTLEIVEAVQSEWPSDLPLFVRISATDWAENGWNPEESVQLSKILKEKGVDLIDVSSGGLVSHQKITLGPGYQVPFAEKVKAEANIATGAVGLITEAKQAEEILNMDQADLILFARESLRNPNLPLDFARELKDEIQWPKQYERAKL, encoded by the coding sequence ATGGCAACGAAATTATTTTCTCCGCTTACTATAAAAAACATCACTTTAAAAAATAGAATTGCAATCTCGCCAATGTGCCAGTATTCTGCAGTTGACGGATTTGCAAACGATTGGCATCTGGTTCATTTAGGAAGCCGTGCCAGCGGAGGTGCTGGACTTATCATTCAGGAAGCGACGGCAGTTTCTCCAGAAGCCAGAATTTCTCCATCCGATTTGGGAATTTGGAAAGATGAGCATATCGAAAAACTAAAACAAATCAACGCCTTTATAGTTTCTCAAAATTCTATTCCCGGAATTCAATTAGCTCATGCAGGAAGAAAAGCAAGTGTTTCGGCTCCGTGGCTTGGGAACAAAAAATTAGATTTCGCTCAAGGCGGATGGCAGACCGTTGCACCAAGTGCGATTCCGTATCATGAAGGCGAACCGTTTCTTCCAGAGGCTTTGGATAAAAACGGAATCCAAAAAGTAGTCTCCGATTTCAAAACAGCCACAAAACGGGTAGTCGAAGCAGGATATAAAGTTGTAGAAATCCACGCGGCTCATGGCTATTTGCTGCATCAATTTTTATCGCCTTTAACAAATGTAAGAACAGACGAATACGGAGGAAGTTTCGAAAATAGAATCCGTTTTACATTAGAAATTGTAGAAGCAGTCCAGTCAGAATGGCCTTCAGATTTGCCATTGTTTGTTAGAATTTCGGCGACAGACTGGGCAGAAAACGGATGGAATCCAGAAGAATCTGTGCAGCTTTCTAAAATATTAAAAGAAAAAGGAGTAGATTTAATCGATGTTTCGTCAGGCGGATTGGTTTCGCATCAGAAAATAACATTAGGACCAGGCTATCAGGTCCCTTTTGCAGAAAAAGTGAAAGCAGAAGCTAACATTGCAACAGGAGCGGTAGGATTAATTACGGAAGCCAAACAAGCCGAAGAAATTTTAAATATGGATCAGGCCGATTTGATTTTATTTGCCAGAGAATCATTGAGAAATCCTAATCTGCCTTTAGATTTCGCTAGAGAATTAAAAGACGAGATTCAATGGCCAAAACAATACGAAAGAGCTAAACTTTAA
- a CDS encoding TonB-dependent receptor encodes MVKKYVFFFIFWFFNFAFAQQEITVKGIVIDARTQNPLENVVVAIQNTAVMQLTSKTGKFELHIFPQKEQLLLLKSQGYKDFLLKVKSNGGQNIDLGILQLEDTYSDEVPAALITLSDSDFSEDNSSSEMTSGLLQSSRDAFMQSAAFNWGQARFRVRGLDSENAVTMLNGISMNKIFDGRPQWSNWGGLNNVLRNQEFSVGTAASDYTFGGILGTQQIFTRASLYRKGTSLTFSGSNTTYLWRANGTYASGMNASGWAFVVSAGKRWADEGYFEGTSFDANSFFLSIEKKLNNRNSINFTGFYTPNSRGKNSANTSEVTDLMGEKYNSYWGLQNGEKRNARVKNVEEPLFMLNHYFKIDSKTNLNSGVMYQFGEVGNSNIDYQNANSPDPVYYKKMPSYFSSLYAKDQGEFSGQFTPDYENAEKSKIAFLANPQINWNEMYFANQKIGQNGYEPAQSHYVLYEDRTDDRTFAVNSNLNTQITPNIAFDGGFIFKRLKSHNFQHLLDLLGGTYFEDIDSFYKGNLSQSDLQHPNRQVGVGDIYGYNYNLLANTLDVFAQFKFSYNKAEFFLSQSYSMSDYQREGLYQNGLYPANSLGKSEKVNFENFGFKGGFSYKISAKQLLFFNAAHFTKAPSLRNAFSNSRLNNSVVDGIESENSSCAEANYVYRSAKLKLRLTAYYALIKNTSKTSYFYAEGIFDDGSGYDPTNAFVSQTLTNLDKKNRGAELSFEYQIWPTLKTALSAAFGNYTYSSNPNVLIVNDANRAEEGAQTAFDFGPAYLKNYKQPGTPQQAYSFGLEYRDPKFWWIGGNINYLAESYIDVSPISRTSQFYINPANGFPFPEATSKRGNELLKQEKFKPVTLLNFSGGKSWRIHKKYIGLFASVNNVLDLMYKTGGFEQARNANFRALNQDQSSGTPSFGPKYYYGYGRTYFLNLTIGL; translated from the coding sequence ATGGTAAAAAAATACGTATTCTTCTTTATTTTTTGGTTCTTTAATTTTGCTTTTGCACAGCAGGAAATAACAGTAAAAGGAATTGTTATTGATGCCCGAACGCAGAATCCTTTAGAGAATGTAGTGGTAGCGATACAAAATACGGCTGTAATGCAGCTTACTTCAAAAACCGGGAAATTCGAGCTTCATATATTTCCCCAAAAAGAACAGCTCCTTTTACTCAAAAGTCAAGGATACAAAGATTTTCTTTTGAAAGTAAAATCCAACGGTGGACAAAATATTGATCTTGGGATATTGCAATTAGAAGACACTTATTCTGATGAGGTTCCTGCCGCATTAATTACATTATCAGACAGCGATTTTTCTGAAGATAACAGTTCATCTGAAATGACTTCAGGGCTTTTGCAATCGTCAAGAGATGCATTTATGCAGTCAGCGGCATTTAATTGGGGACAAGCTCGATTTCGTGTGAGAGGTTTAGACAGCGAAAATGCAGTTACAATGCTTAACGGAATATCGATGAACAAAATCTTCGATGGCAGACCGCAATGGAGCAATTGGGGTGGTTTAAATAATGTGCTCCGCAACCAGGAATTTTCAGTTGGAACAGCAGCTTCCGATTATACTTTTGGAGGTATTTTAGGCACGCAGCAGATTTTTACACGCGCGTCGTTGTACAGAAAAGGAACATCACTCACATTTTCTGGAAGCAATACCACTTATTTATGGCGAGCAAACGGTACTTACGCTTCAGGAATGAATGCTTCAGGATGGGCTTTTGTGGTTTCGGCTGGAAAGCGTTGGGCAGACGAAGGTTATTTTGAAGGCACAAGTTTCGATGCGAATTCTTTTTTCCTAAGTATAGAAAAGAAATTAAACAATAGGAATTCGATCAATTTTACAGGATTTTATACTCCAAATTCTCGCGGGAAAAACTCAGCAAACACTAGTGAAGTTACCGATTTGATGGGCGAAAAATACAATTCGTATTGGGGATTGCAGAATGGTGAAAAACGCAATGCAAGAGTAAAAAATGTAGAAGAGCCACTCTTTATGCTGAATCATTATTTTAAAATCGATAGCAAAACCAATTTGAATTCTGGTGTAATGTACCAGTTCGGGGAAGTAGGAAACAGCAATATTGATTATCAAAATGCGAATAGCCCTGATCCGGTTTATTACAAAAAAATGCCAAGTTATTTTAGTTCGCTTTATGCTAAAGATCAAGGAGAGTTTTCGGGTCAATTTACTCCAGATTATGAAAATGCAGAAAAAAGCAAAATAGCTTTTTTGGCCAATCCGCAGATCAATTGGAATGAAATGTATTTTGCTAATCAAAAAATAGGGCAGAATGGTTACGAGCCTGCGCAAAGTCATTATGTGCTTTATGAGGACAGGACAGATGATAGGACTTTTGCTGTAAATTCAAATCTCAACACGCAAATAACCCCTAATATTGCTTTTGATGGCGGATTTATTTTTAAGAGATTAAAATCGCATAATTTTCAGCATTTATTAGATCTTCTTGGCGGAACGTATTTTGAAGATATAGACTCGTTTTACAAAGGAAATCTTTCCCAATCAGATTTGCAGCATCCAAATCGTCAAGTTGGAGTAGGAGATATTTACGGATATAATTACAATTTATTGGCCAATACGTTAGATGTTTTTGCGCAATTTAAATTTAGTTATAACAAAGCAGAATTTTTCTTGTCGCAATCTTATTCCATGTCAGATTATCAAAGAGAAGGATTATATCAAAACGGACTTTATCCAGCAAATTCGTTAGGAAAGAGTGAGAAAGTAAATTTTGAAAACTTTGGTTTTAAAGGCGGTTTCTCCTATAAAATTTCAGCAAAACAATTGTTGTTTTTTAATGCTGCACACTTTACAAAGGCACCTTCCCTCCGAAATGCTTTTTCAAATTCACGTTTAAATAATAGTGTTGTAGACGGAATCGAAAGTGAAAATAGCAGCTGTGCTGAAGCTAATTATGTATATCGTTCAGCAAAACTCAAATTGCGTTTAACGGCGTATTATGCGCTAATTAAAAATACTTCGAAAACATCTTATTTCTATGCTGAGGGAATTTTTGATGACGGTTCTGGTTATGATCCGACAAATGCATTTGTCAGCCAGACGCTGACCAATTTGGACAAGAAAAATAGGGGAGCAGAATTAAGTTTCGAATATCAAATTTGGCCTACATTAAAAACAGCTTTATCTGCGGCATTTGGAAATTACACCTACAGCAGCAACCCGAATGTACTGATTGTAAACGATGCCAATAGAGCAGAAGAAGGAGCGCAAACCGCTTTTGACTTTGGACCAGCTTATCTGAAAAACTACAAACAGCCGGGAACTCCGCAGCAAGCTTATTCATTTGGGTTAGAATATCGAGATCCGAAGTTCTGGTGGATTGGAGGTAATATCAATTATTTAGCAGAAAGTTATATCGATGTTTCGCCAATTTCTAGGACATCTCAATTTTATATCAATCCAGCCAATGGTTTTCCTTTTCCTGAGGCAACTTCCAAAAGAGGAAACGAATTGCTGAAACAAGAAAAATTTAAACCTGTCACATTGCTGAATTTTAGCGGAGGCAAATCTTGGCGTATTCATAAAAAATACATTGGACTTTTTGCCAGCGTAAATAATGTATTGGATTTAATGTATAAAACGGGTGGTTTTGAGCAGGCTAGAAATGCCAATTTTAGAGCATTAAATCAAGATCAATCAAGCGGGACACCGTCTTTTGGCCCAAAATATTATTATGGCTACGGGCGAACTTATTTTTTAAATCTTACAATCGGGTTATAA
- the rseP gene encoding RIP metalloprotease RseP yields the protein MDIVIKLSQFLLSLSLLIILHELGHFIPAKLFKTRVEKFYLFFDVKYSLFKKKIGETEYGIGWLPLGGYVKISGMIDESMDKEQMALPPQPWEFRTKPAWQRLIIMLGGVTVNFILAFIIYIGMAFAYGDTYIANADLKDGVAIENPAMLKAGFKTGDKIISIDGKAVENFDSDMNMNVIMAKHILIERDGKQQTITMPTDFVDQLSKTEKGILIDIRRPFAIGKVGEESPNQNLKAKDLILSLNGQKVKYFDEAKAVLLANKGKSISAVVLRDLKETPLTVKVSQEGTLGVFAGGLDMKSLEKLGYYKISTKEYGFFESIPVGLEKGKDQLVGYGKQLKMIFNPETKAYKQVGGFAAIYNIFPSSWSWEVFWSITALLSIMLGVMNLLPIPALDGGHVMFLLYEIVSGKKPSDKFLENAQMVGFVLLISLLLFANGNDIYKAIVGK from the coding sequence ATGGATATAGTTATCAAACTGTCTCAATTTCTATTGAGTTTATCTTTACTTATTATTCTTCATGAATTAGGGCATTTTATCCCTGCTAAATTGTTTAAAACTAGAGTCGAAAAATTTTATTTGTTTTTTGATGTTAAATATTCTCTTTTCAAAAAGAAAATCGGAGAAACAGAATATGGTATCGGATGGCTTCCGCTTGGTGGCTATGTGAAAATTTCTGGAATGATTGACGAAAGTATGGACAAAGAGCAAATGGCGCTTCCGCCTCAGCCTTGGGAATTTCGTACAAAACCAGCTTGGCAGCGTTTAATTATCATGCTTGGCGGTGTTACGGTAAACTTTATTCTGGCTTTTATTATTTATATCGGAATGGCGTTTGCTTACGGAGATACTTATATTGCTAATGCTGATTTAAAAGATGGTGTTGCCATTGAAAATCCTGCTATGCTTAAAGCTGGTTTTAAAACTGGCGATAAAATTATTTCTATCGACGGTAAAGCTGTAGAAAATTTTGACAGCGACATGAACATGAATGTAATCATGGCAAAACATATCTTGATTGAAAGAGACGGAAAACAGCAGACTATTACAATGCCGACCGATTTTGTTGATCAGCTTTCTAAAACAGAAAAAGGAATCCTTATTGATATCCGCAGACCTTTTGCTATCGGAAAAGTTGGAGAAGAATCTCCAAATCAAAATTTAAAAGCAAAAGATTTGATTCTTTCTCTTAACGGGCAAAAAGTTAAATATTTTGACGAGGCTAAAGCTGTTTTGTTGGCGAATAAAGGAAAATCAATTTCTGCGGTTGTTTTACGTGATTTGAAAGAAACGCCTCTTACTGTAAAAGTTTCTCAAGAAGGAACGTTAGGCGTTTTTGCTGGTGGTTTAGACATGAAATCATTGGAGAAATTAGGCTACTATAAAATAAGCACTAAAGAATATGGTTTCTTCGAATCTATTCCGGTTGGCCTTGAAAAAGGAAAAGATCAATTGGTTGGCTACGGAAAACAATTAAAAATGATTTTTAATCCAGAAACAAAAGCTTACAAACAAGTGGGTGGTTTTGCGGCTATTTATAATATTTTTCCAAGTTCTTGGAGTTGGGAAGTTTTCTGGTCTATCACAGCTTTATTGTCAATTATGCTTGGAGTTATGAATTTATTGCCAATTCCGGCACTTGATGGCGGTCACGTGATGTTTTTATTGTATGAAATTGTAAGCGGCAAAAAACCGAGCGACAAATTCCTAGAGAATGCGCAAATGGTTGGTTTTGTTTTACTTATTTCACTACTACTATTTGCTAATGGTAACGACATTTACAAGGCAATTGTAGGCAAGTAA